The following are from one region of the Anabas testudineus chromosome 2, fAnaTes1.2, whole genome shotgun sequence genome:
- the mcf2la gene encoding guanine nucleotide exchange factor DBS isoform X3: MRQTILSSLSVEIKTVRDAEENRQRDEMKERTEKQEYGGERFVCISLGEMESYYRYSNCCQQLLNDILQREDGPLCAAEIGSELQKQFAILPGGRGMNGSPVIIFPEFPAFSELEDEEVQNVLSYLTSVPSVAASGVGFILVIDRRLDRWAAVRATLLRIAGSFPGNIHLVLVLRPTTLFQRTLSDFLFKFNRDEFKMKVVMLSSVTELHAYIDPGQLTRELGGTQEYHHDSWISHRTAIEAFALMVKTTAQTLQAFGTELAETELPNDAEATTNLLHTHTLKKDTMKEDLQVALSQGRRLLDCINEPLQTDPEYSMTHDELENLATVQRLLGQLDETETAFDDFWERHRTKLEHCLQLRHFELHFREVRSQLDMASERLSGFSEVSVSPTHGEHILRELSSHEDKACELLDRALSLACEGDRLIENGHYAEDSIRPKCSELRGVCKEISFTLRSKKSLLLRAMELHHSLEKASRWCEEGIFLLASQSVDRCQSQDGAEAALQELERYLDTASLHTLADRSAVCCQYEAVLTTQLRDQVEKVFQKQSSVEEMFEKRRVSLKKLAAKQTRPVQPVAPRPEVKSPLSSPNQQRKERRYSADNAICKKAESPVHNGSTRHASLSEEEENLAVLRRHVMNELLETERAYVEELLCVLEGYAAEMDNPAMAHLIPSTLLNKKDVLFGNMPEIYQFHKRTFLKELEAYTDCPELVGRCFLERMKDLQIYEAYCQNKPRSESLWRQCSDCAFFQECQKKLEHKLGLDSYLLKPVQRITKYQLLLKELLKYSKGCDGCDDLQAALSSILGILKAVNDSMHLIAITGYEGNLSELGRLLMQGSFSVWTEHKKGHAKVKDLARFKPMQRHLFLHEKALLFCKRREENGEGYEKAPSYSFKHSLSMSAVGITENAKGDNKKFEIWCNSREEVFIVQAPTTEIKTAWVNEIRKVLTQQLKACRDASQQKNCDSVFLSPTSSTTSICLSPFRSSGQKNQKKQDEKKSELSPVSDNNLSSSPKPKAWNKASLSVDASEENDGFSSGEEPMNSDPEDEVEKKLVPGRYTVVADCEKAGPQELSVKSGDVVQLIREGEEGQWFVKNLRNSKEGWVAAANLLSLISESKSSQSLSSSDGSVSGNLSTSSSCSETYTSFSDIKP; the protein is encoded by the exons ATGAGACAGACGATACTCTCCTCTCTATCTGTGGAGATAAAGACGGTGAGGGATGCggaggaaaacagacagagggacGAGATGAAGGAACgcacagaaaaacaggaatatGGAGGAGAGAGGTTTGTCTGCATCTCACTGGGGGAGATGGAGAGCTACTACAGATACAGCAACTGCTGTCAGCAGCTACTGA aTGACATCCTGCAGAGGGAGGATGGTCCCCTGTGTGCAGCCGAAATTGGCTCTGAGCTCCAGAAACAGTTTGCCATCCTGCCAG GTGGCCGCGGGATGAACGGTAGCCCCGTCATCATCTTCCCAGAATTCCCAGCTTTCAGCGagctggaggatgaggaggtcCAAAATGTACTCAGCTACCTCACCAGCGTCCCCAG TGTTGCAGCATCGGGAGTGGGTTTCATCCTGGTCATCGACAGACGACTGGACCGATGGGCTGCCGTCAGGGCTACCCTGCTCCGCATCGCA GGCTCATTTCCAGGGAACATACACTTGGTTCTCGTCTTGCGTCCCACTACCTTGTTCCAGCGGACTCTGTCGGACTTCCTGTTCAAGTTCAACAGGGATGAGTTCAAGATGAAG gtGGTGATGCTGAGTTCGGTGACTGAGCTCCATGCCTACATTGACCCAGGACAACTGACCAGAGAGCTGGGAGGCACACAGGAATACCACCATGACAGCTGGATCTCACACCGCact GCGATCGAGGCCTTTGCCCTGATGGTGAAGACCACGGCTCAGACCCTGCAGGCGTTCGGCACTGAGCTTGCAGAAACAGAATTACCCAACGATGCTGAGGCCACCactaacctgctgcacacacacactttgaagaAGGATACAATGAAG GAAGACCTGCAGGTGGCGCTGTCTCAAGGGAGACGCCTGTTGGATTGTATCAATGAGCCTCTACAGACAGACCCTGAATATAGCATGACCCATGATGAACTGGAGAATTTAGCTACTGTACAGAG ACTCCTGGGTCAGCTGGATGAAACCGAGACAGCGTTTGATGATTTCTGGGAACGTCACCGCACTAAGCTGGAGCACTGTTTGCAGTTGCGTCATTTTGAACTGCACTTCCGTGAA GTGCGTTCCCAGCTGGATATGGCATCAGAGCGCTTGTCAGGTTTCTCTGAGGTCAGCGTGAGCCCCACCCATGGCGAACACATCCTCAGAGAGCTCAGCAGCCATGAGGACAAGGCCTgt GAGTTACTGGACCGGGCCCTGTCTCTGGCCTGTGAAGGTGACAGGCTGATAGAAAACGGGCACTACGCTGAAGACTCCATCAGGCCGAAGTGCAGCGAGCTGAGAGGAGTGTGTAAGGAGATTAGCTTCACTCTCAGGAGCAAGAAGAGCCTCCTACTCCGAGCGATGGAGCTCCATCACTCCCTGGAGAAG GCATCACGGTGGTGTGAAGAGGGCATCTTCCTCTTAGCGAGCCAATCAGTAGACCGATGTCAGTCCCAGGATGGAGCGGAAGCGGCTCTGCAAGAACTGGAACGATACCTGGACACAGCTTCACTACACACCCTCGCTGACCGCAGTGCCGTGTGCTGCCAGTACGAGGCAGTGCTCACTACTCAGCTCAGG GACCAGGTGGAGAAAGTTTTCCAAAAGCAAAGCTCCGTCGAGGAGATGTTCGAGAAGAGACGAGTCAGCCTGAAGAAACTCGCTGCCAAACAGACCAGACCAGTTCAGCCAGTGGCGCCTAGACCTGAAGTGAAGTCTCCGCTCTCCTCTCCCA atcaacagagaaaagagaggagataTTCTGCAGATAATGCCATCTGCAAAAAG GCGGAGTCACCAGTGCATAACGGCAGCACCAGACACGCTTCTCTGTCCGAGGAGGAAGAAAACCTGGCAGTTCTTCGGCG ACATGTGATGAATGAACtgctggagacagagagagcgtatgtggaggagctgctgtgtgtgctggAG GGCTATGCAGCAGAGATGGACAACCCCGCCATGGCTCACCTCATCCCCAGCACTCTGCTCAACAAGAAAGACGTCCTGTTCGGCAACATGCCTGAAATCTATCAGTTTCATAAAAG GACGTTTCTAAAAGAACTGGAAGCATACACAGACTGCCCAGAACTGGTGGGCCGCTGCTTCTTAGAAAGA ATGAAGGACCTGCAGATCTATGAGGCTTACTGCCAGAATAAACCTCGCTCTGAGAGCTTGTGGAGACAGTGCTCCGACTGTGCCTTCTTCCAG GAATGCCAGAAGAAGCTGGAACATAAACTTGGTTTGGACTCCTACCTCCTTAAACCTGTTCAGAGAATCACCAAGTACCAGCTACTGCTTAAG GAGTTGCTAAAGTACAGTAAAGGCTGTGATGGCTGTGACGACCTACAGGCAGCTCTGTCCTCCATCCTGGGAATCCTCAAGGCTGTTAACGACTCCATGCACCTCATCGCCATCACAGGATACGAG GGTAACTTGTCAGAGTTGGGTCGTCTGCTGATGCAGGGCTCCTTCAGCGTTTGGACAGAGCATAAGAAAGGTCACGCCAAGGTCAAGGATCTGGCCAGGTTTAAGCCCATGCAGAGGCACCTGTTCTTGCACGAGAAGGCTCTACTCTTCTgtaagaggagggaggagaacgGGGAGGGCTACGAGAAGGCTCCGTCTTACAGCTTTAAACACTCCCTCAGT ATGAGTGCAGTGGGAATTACAGAGAACGCTAAAGGAGACAACAAGAAGTTTGAGATTTGGTGTAACTCTAGAGAAGAAGTGTTTATAGTTCAG GCTCCAACCACAGAGATTAAAACAGCCTGGGTGAACGAGATCCGCAAAGTCCTGACGCAGCAGCTCAAAGCCTGCAGAG ATGCCAGTCAGCAGAAGAACTGTGACTCTGTCTTCCTGAGTCccaccagcagcaccacctCTATCTGCCTCAG TCCCTTCCGTAGCAGCGGTCAAAAGAACCAGAAGAAGCAAGATGAGAAGAAGTCAGAGTTGAGCCCGGTGTCCGACAATAACTTGTCTTCCTCACCGAAACCAAAAG CGTGGAACAAGGCGTCTCTCTCAGTGGATGCCTCAGAGGAGAACGATGGGTTCTCCAGCGGTGAGGAACCCATGAACTCTGACCCCGAGGATGAAGTAGAAAAGAAGCTG GTCCCAGGAAGGTATACTGTAGTTGCGGACTGCGAGAAGGCGGGCCCTCAGGAGCTGTCTGTCAAGAGTGGAGACGTGGTTCAACTAatcagagaaggagaagagggacAATG GTTTGTGAAGAACCTTCGCAACAGTAAAGAGGGCTGGGTGGCAGCAGCAAACCTCCTCAGCCTCATCTCAGAGTCCAAGTCATCACAGTCGCTCAGCAGCTCAG ATGGCAGTGTCTCTGGAAACCTCAGCACTTCTTCCAGCTGCAGTGAGACCTACACCAGCTTCTCTGACATCAAACCCTGA
- the mcf2la gene encoding guanine nucleotide exchange factor DBS isoform X5: MALNRVSQLCQDITRLWLQLKIMTDDILQREDGPLCAAEIGSELQKQFAILPGGRGMNGSPVIIFPEFPAFSELEDEEVQNVLSYLTSVPSVAASGVGFILVIDRRLDRWAAVRATLLRIAGSFPGNIHLVLVLRPTTLFQRTLSDFLFKFNRDEFKMKVVMLSSVTELHAYIDPGQLTRELGGTQEYHHDSWISHRTAIEAFALMVKTTAQTLQAFGTELAETELPNDAEATTNLLHTHTLKKDTMKEDLQVALSQGRRLLDCINEPLQTDPEYSMTHDELENLATVQRLLGQLDETETAFDDFWERHRTKLEHCLQLRHFELHFREVRSQLDMASERLSGFSEVSVSPTHGEHILRELSSHEDKACELLDRALSLACEGDRLIENGHYAEDSIRPKCSELRGVCKEISFTLRSKKSLLLRAMELHHSLEKASRWCEEGIFLLASQSVDRCQSQDGAEAALQELERYLDTASLHTLADRSAVCCQYEAVLTTQLRDQVEKVFQKQSSVEEMFEKRRVSLKKLAAKQTRPVQPVAPRPEVKSPLSSPNQQRKERRYSADNAICKKAESPVHNGSTRHASLSEEEENLAVLRRHVMNELLETERAYVEELLCVLEGYAAEMDNPAMAHLIPSTLLNKKDVLFGNMPEIYQFHKRTFLKELEAYTDCPELVGRCFLERMKDLQIYEAYCQNKPRSESLWRQCSDCAFFQECQKKLEHKLGLDSYLLKPVQRITKYQLLLKELLKYSKGCDGCDDLQAALSSILGILKAVNDSMHLIAITGYEGNLSELGRLLMQGSFSVWTEHKKGHAKVKDLARFKPMQRHLFLHEKALLFCKRREENGEGYEKAPSYSFKHSLSMSAVGITENAKGDNKKFEIWCNSREEVFIVQAPTTEIKTAWVNEIRKVLTQQLKACRDASQQKNCDSVFLSPTSSTTSICLSPFRSSGQKNQKKQDEKKSELSPVSDNNLSSSPKPKEPAPHVSLSRVKWMSTSSLLQSKRRAWNKASLSVDASEENDGFSSGEEPMNSDPEDEVEKKLVPGRYTVVADCEKAGPQELSVKSGDVVQLIREGEEGQWFVKNLRNSKEGWVAAANLLSLISESKSSQSLSSSDGSVSGNLSTSSSCSETYTSFSDIKP; encoded by the exons ATGGCTCTAAACCGAGTGTCTCAACTCTGCCAGGATATCACCAGGCTGTGGCTGCAGCTGAAGATAATGAcag aTGACATCCTGCAGAGGGAGGATGGTCCCCTGTGTGCAGCCGAAATTGGCTCTGAGCTCCAGAAACAGTTTGCCATCCTGCCAG GTGGCCGCGGGATGAACGGTAGCCCCGTCATCATCTTCCCAGAATTCCCAGCTTTCAGCGagctggaggatgaggaggtcCAAAATGTACTCAGCTACCTCACCAGCGTCCCCAG TGTTGCAGCATCGGGAGTGGGTTTCATCCTGGTCATCGACAGACGACTGGACCGATGGGCTGCCGTCAGGGCTACCCTGCTCCGCATCGCA GGCTCATTTCCAGGGAACATACACTTGGTTCTCGTCTTGCGTCCCACTACCTTGTTCCAGCGGACTCTGTCGGACTTCCTGTTCAAGTTCAACAGGGATGAGTTCAAGATGAAG gtGGTGATGCTGAGTTCGGTGACTGAGCTCCATGCCTACATTGACCCAGGACAACTGACCAGAGAGCTGGGAGGCACACAGGAATACCACCATGACAGCTGGATCTCACACCGCact GCGATCGAGGCCTTTGCCCTGATGGTGAAGACCACGGCTCAGACCCTGCAGGCGTTCGGCACTGAGCTTGCAGAAACAGAATTACCCAACGATGCTGAGGCCACCactaacctgctgcacacacacactttgaagaAGGATACAATGAAG GAAGACCTGCAGGTGGCGCTGTCTCAAGGGAGACGCCTGTTGGATTGTATCAATGAGCCTCTACAGACAGACCCTGAATATAGCATGACCCATGATGAACTGGAGAATTTAGCTACTGTACAGAG ACTCCTGGGTCAGCTGGATGAAACCGAGACAGCGTTTGATGATTTCTGGGAACGTCACCGCACTAAGCTGGAGCACTGTTTGCAGTTGCGTCATTTTGAACTGCACTTCCGTGAA GTGCGTTCCCAGCTGGATATGGCATCAGAGCGCTTGTCAGGTTTCTCTGAGGTCAGCGTGAGCCCCACCCATGGCGAACACATCCTCAGAGAGCTCAGCAGCCATGAGGACAAGGCCTgt GAGTTACTGGACCGGGCCCTGTCTCTGGCCTGTGAAGGTGACAGGCTGATAGAAAACGGGCACTACGCTGAAGACTCCATCAGGCCGAAGTGCAGCGAGCTGAGAGGAGTGTGTAAGGAGATTAGCTTCACTCTCAGGAGCAAGAAGAGCCTCCTACTCCGAGCGATGGAGCTCCATCACTCCCTGGAGAAG GCATCACGGTGGTGTGAAGAGGGCATCTTCCTCTTAGCGAGCCAATCAGTAGACCGATGTCAGTCCCAGGATGGAGCGGAAGCGGCTCTGCAAGAACTGGAACGATACCTGGACACAGCTTCACTACACACCCTCGCTGACCGCAGTGCCGTGTGCTGCCAGTACGAGGCAGTGCTCACTACTCAGCTCAGG GACCAGGTGGAGAAAGTTTTCCAAAAGCAAAGCTCCGTCGAGGAGATGTTCGAGAAGAGACGAGTCAGCCTGAAGAAACTCGCTGCCAAACAGACCAGACCAGTTCAGCCAGTGGCGCCTAGACCTGAAGTGAAGTCTCCGCTCTCCTCTCCCA atcaacagagaaaagagaggagataTTCTGCAGATAATGCCATCTGCAAAAAG GCGGAGTCACCAGTGCATAACGGCAGCACCAGACACGCTTCTCTGTCCGAGGAGGAAGAAAACCTGGCAGTTCTTCGGCG ACATGTGATGAATGAACtgctggagacagagagagcgtatgtggaggagctgctgtgtgtgctggAG GGCTATGCAGCAGAGATGGACAACCCCGCCATGGCTCACCTCATCCCCAGCACTCTGCTCAACAAGAAAGACGTCCTGTTCGGCAACATGCCTGAAATCTATCAGTTTCATAAAAG GACGTTTCTAAAAGAACTGGAAGCATACACAGACTGCCCAGAACTGGTGGGCCGCTGCTTCTTAGAAAGA ATGAAGGACCTGCAGATCTATGAGGCTTACTGCCAGAATAAACCTCGCTCTGAGAGCTTGTGGAGACAGTGCTCCGACTGTGCCTTCTTCCAG GAATGCCAGAAGAAGCTGGAACATAAACTTGGTTTGGACTCCTACCTCCTTAAACCTGTTCAGAGAATCACCAAGTACCAGCTACTGCTTAAG GAGTTGCTAAAGTACAGTAAAGGCTGTGATGGCTGTGACGACCTACAGGCAGCTCTGTCCTCCATCCTGGGAATCCTCAAGGCTGTTAACGACTCCATGCACCTCATCGCCATCACAGGATACGAG GGTAACTTGTCAGAGTTGGGTCGTCTGCTGATGCAGGGCTCCTTCAGCGTTTGGACAGAGCATAAGAAAGGTCACGCCAAGGTCAAGGATCTGGCCAGGTTTAAGCCCATGCAGAGGCACCTGTTCTTGCACGAGAAGGCTCTACTCTTCTgtaagaggagggaggagaacgGGGAGGGCTACGAGAAGGCTCCGTCTTACAGCTTTAAACACTCCCTCAGT ATGAGTGCAGTGGGAATTACAGAGAACGCTAAAGGAGACAACAAGAAGTTTGAGATTTGGTGTAACTCTAGAGAAGAAGTGTTTATAGTTCAG GCTCCAACCACAGAGATTAAAACAGCCTGGGTGAACGAGATCCGCAAAGTCCTGACGCAGCAGCTCAAAGCCTGCAGAG ATGCCAGTCAGCAGAAGAACTGTGACTCTGTCTTCCTGAGTCccaccagcagcaccacctCTATCTGCCTCAG TCCCTTCCGTAGCAGCGGTCAAAAGAACCAGAAGAAGCAAGATGAGAAGAAGTCAGAGTTGAGCCCGGTGTCCGACAATAACTTGTCTTCCTCACCGAAACCAAAAG AGCCGGCTCCACATGTCAGTCTGAGCAGAGTCAAATGGATGAGTACCTCTAGCCTTTTACAGAGCAAGCGGCGAG CGTGGAACAAGGCGTCTCTCTCAGTGGATGCCTCAGAGGAGAACGATGGGTTCTCCAGCGGTGAGGAACCCATGAACTCTGACCCCGAGGATGAAGTAGAAAAGAAGCTG GTCCCAGGAAGGTATACTGTAGTTGCGGACTGCGAGAAGGCGGGCCCTCAGGAGCTGTCTGTCAAGAGTGGAGACGTGGTTCAACTAatcagagaaggagaagagggacAATG GTTTGTGAAGAACCTTCGCAACAGTAAAGAGGGCTGGGTGGCAGCAGCAAACCTCCTCAGCCTCATCTCAGAGTCCAAGTCATCACAGTCGCTCAGCAGCTCAG ATGGCAGTGTCTCTGGAAACCTCAGCACTTCTTCCAGCTGCAGTGAGACCTACACCAGCTTCTCTGACATCAAACCCTGA
- the mcf2la gene encoding guanine nucleotide exchange factor DBS isoform X6 codes for MALNRVSQLCQDITRLWLQLKIMTDDILQREDGPLCAAEIGSELQKQFAILPGGRGMNGSPVIIFPEFPAFSELEDEEVQNVLSYLTSVPSVAASGVGFILVIDRRLDRWAAVRATLLRIAGSFPGNIHLVLVLRPTTLFQRTLSDFLFKFNRDEFKMKVVMLSSVTELHAYIDPGQLTRELGGTQEYHHDSWISHRTAIEAFALMVKTTAQTLQAFGTELAETELPNDAEATTNLLHTHTLKKDTMKEDLQVALSQGRRLLDCINEPLQTDPEYSMTHDELENLATVQRLLGQLDETETAFDDFWERHRTKLEHCLQLRHFELHFREVRSQLDMASERLSGFSEVSVSPTHGEHILRELSSHEDKACELLDRALSLACEGDRLIENGHYAEDSIRPKCSELRGVCKEISFTLRSKKSLLLRAMELHHSLEKASRWCEEGIFLLASQSVDRCQSQDGAEAALQELERYLDTASLHTLADRSAVCCQYEAVLTTQLRDQVEKVFQKQSSVEEMFEKRRVSLKKLAAKQTRPVQPVAPRPEVKSPLSSPNQQRKERRYSADNAICKKAESPVHNGSTRHASLSEEEENLAVLRRHVMNELLETERAYVEELLCVLEGYAAEMDNPAMAHLIPSTLLNKKDVLFGNMPEIYQFHKRTFLKELEAYTDCPELVGRCFLERMKDLQIYEAYCQNKPRSESLWRQCSDCAFFQECQKKLEHKLGLDSYLLKPVQRITKYQLLLKELLKYSKGCDGCDDLQAALSSILGILKAVNDSMHLIAITGYEGNLSELGRLLMQGSFSVWTEHKKGHAKVKDLARFKPMQRHLFLHEKALLFCKRREENGEGYEKAPSYSFKHSLSMSAVGITENAKGDNKKFEIWCNSREEVFIVQAPTTEIKTAWVNEIRKVLTQQLKACRDASQQKNCDSVFLSPTSSTTSICLSPFRSSGQKNQKKQDEKKSELSPVSDNNLSSSPKPKDEPVTSPTTDRSLVAKKRFTLQGFSNLKSPKGSALSPEHSSKQHLVKSDPTPFGFKEPAPHVSLSRVKWMSTSSLLQSKRRAWNKASLSVDASEENDGFSSGEEPMNSDPEDEVEKKLVPGRYTVVADCEKAGPQELSVKSGDVVQLIREGEEGQWFVKNLRNSKEGWVAAANLLSLISESKSSQSLSSSDGSVSGNLSTSSSCSETYTSFSDIKP; via the exons ATGGCTCTAAACCGAGTGTCTCAACTCTGCCAGGATATCACCAGGCTGTGGCTGCAGCTGAAGATAATGAcag aTGACATCCTGCAGAGGGAGGATGGTCCCCTGTGTGCAGCCGAAATTGGCTCTGAGCTCCAGAAACAGTTTGCCATCCTGCCAG GTGGCCGCGGGATGAACGGTAGCCCCGTCATCATCTTCCCAGAATTCCCAGCTTTCAGCGagctggaggatgaggaggtcCAAAATGTACTCAGCTACCTCACCAGCGTCCCCAG TGTTGCAGCATCGGGAGTGGGTTTCATCCTGGTCATCGACAGACGACTGGACCGATGGGCTGCCGTCAGGGCTACCCTGCTCCGCATCGCA GGCTCATTTCCAGGGAACATACACTTGGTTCTCGTCTTGCGTCCCACTACCTTGTTCCAGCGGACTCTGTCGGACTTCCTGTTCAAGTTCAACAGGGATGAGTTCAAGATGAAG gtGGTGATGCTGAGTTCGGTGACTGAGCTCCATGCCTACATTGACCCAGGACAACTGACCAGAGAGCTGGGAGGCACACAGGAATACCACCATGACAGCTGGATCTCACACCGCact GCGATCGAGGCCTTTGCCCTGATGGTGAAGACCACGGCTCAGACCCTGCAGGCGTTCGGCACTGAGCTTGCAGAAACAGAATTACCCAACGATGCTGAGGCCACCactaacctgctgcacacacacactttgaagaAGGATACAATGAAG GAAGACCTGCAGGTGGCGCTGTCTCAAGGGAGACGCCTGTTGGATTGTATCAATGAGCCTCTACAGACAGACCCTGAATATAGCATGACCCATGATGAACTGGAGAATTTAGCTACTGTACAGAG ACTCCTGGGTCAGCTGGATGAAACCGAGACAGCGTTTGATGATTTCTGGGAACGTCACCGCACTAAGCTGGAGCACTGTTTGCAGTTGCGTCATTTTGAACTGCACTTCCGTGAA GTGCGTTCCCAGCTGGATATGGCATCAGAGCGCTTGTCAGGTTTCTCTGAGGTCAGCGTGAGCCCCACCCATGGCGAACACATCCTCAGAGAGCTCAGCAGCCATGAGGACAAGGCCTgt GAGTTACTGGACCGGGCCCTGTCTCTGGCCTGTGAAGGTGACAGGCTGATAGAAAACGGGCACTACGCTGAAGACTCCATCAGGCCGAAGTGCAGCGAGCTGAGAGGAGTGTGTAAGGAGATTAGCTTCACTCTCAGGAGCAAGAAGAGCCTCCTACTCCGAGCGATGGAGCTCCATCACTCCCTGGAGAAG GCATCACGGTGGTGTGAAGAGGGCATCTTCCTCTTAGCGAGCCAATCAGTAGACCGATGTCAGTCCCAGGATGGAGCGGAAGCGGCTCTGCAAGAACTGGAACGATACCTGGACACAGCTTCACTACACACCCTCGCTGACCGCAGTGCCGTGTGCTGCCAGTACGAGGCAGTGCTCACTACTCAGCTCAGG GACCAGGTGGAGAAAGTTTTCCAAAAGCAAAGCTCCGTCGAGGAGATGTTCGAGAAGAGACGAGTCAGCCTGAAGAAACTCGCTGCCAAACAGACCAGACCAGTTCAGCCAGTGGCGCCTAGACCTGAAGTGAAGTCTCCGCTCTCCTCTCCCA atcaacagagaaaagagaggagataTTCTGCAGATAATGCCATCTGCAAAAAG GCGGAGTCACCAGTGCATAACGGCAGCACCAGACACGCTTCTCTGTCCGAGGAGGAAGAAAACCTGGCAGTTCTTCGGCG ACATGTGATGAATGAACtgctggagacagagagagcgtatgtggaggagctgctgtgtgtgctggAG GGCTATGCAGCAGAGATGGACAACCCCGCCATGGCTCACCTCATCCCCAGCACTCTGCTCAACAAGAAAGACGTCCTGTTCGGCAACATGCCTGAAATCTATCAGTTTCATAAAAG GACGTTTCTAAAAGAACTGGAAGCATACACAGACTGCCCAGAACTGGTGGGCCGCTGCTTCTTAGAAAGA ATGAAGGACCTGCAGATCTATGAGGCTTACTGCCAGAATAAACCTCGCTCTGAGAGCTTGTGGAGACAGTGCTCCGACTGTGCCTTCTTCCAG GAATGCCAGAAGAAGCTGGAACATAAACTTGGTTTGGACTCCTACCTCCTTAAACCTGTTCAGAGAATCACCAAGTACCAGCTACTGCTTAAG GAGTTGCTAAAGTACAGTAAAGGCTGTGATGGCTGTGACGACCTACAGGCAGCTCTGTCCTCCATCCTGGGAATCCTCAAGGCTGTTAACGACTCCATGCACCTCATCGCCATCACAGGATACGAG GGTAACTTGTCAGAGTTGGGTCGTCTGCTGATGCAGGGCTCCTTCAGCGTTTGGACAGAGCATAAGAAAGGTCACGCCAAGGTCAAGGATCTGGCCAGGTTTAAGCCCATGCAGAGGCACCTGTTCTTGCACGAGAAGGCTCTACTCTTCTgtaagaggagggaggagaacgGGGAGGGCTACGAGAAGGCTCCGTCTTACAGCTTTAAACACTCCCTCAGT ATGAGTGCAGTGGGAATTACAGAGAACGCTAAAGGAGACAACAAGAAGTTTGAGATTTGGTGTAACTCTAGAGAAGAAGTGTTTATAGTTCAG GCTCCAACCACAGAGATTAAAACAGCCTGGGTGAACGAGATCCGCAAAGTCCTGACGCAGCAGCTCAAAGCCTGCAGAG ATGCCAGTCAGCAGAAGAACTGTGACTCTGTCTTCCTGAGTCccaccagcagcaccacctCTATCTGCCTCAG TCCCTTCCGTAGCAGCGGTCAAAAGAACCAGAAGAAGCAAGATGAGAAGAAGTCAGAGTTGAGCCCGGTGTCCGACAATAACTTGTCTTCCTCACCGAAACCAAAAG ATGAACCAGTGACCAGTCCGACCACTGACAGATCCTTAGTGGCTAAAAAGCGTTTTACTTTGCAGGGCTTCAGCAATCTCAAGAGTCCTAAAG GCTCGGCCCTGAGCCCTGAGCACAGCTCCAAACAGCACTTGGTCAAGAGTGACCCCACGCCGTTTGGGTTCAAAG AGCCGGCTCCACATGTCAGTCTGAGCAGAGTCAAATGGATGAGTACCTCTAGCCTTTTACAGAGCAAGCGGCGAG CGTGGAACAAGGCGTCTCTCTCAGTGGATGCCTCAGAGGAGAACGATGGGTTCTCCAGCGGTGAGGAACCCATGAACTCTGACCCCGAGGATGAAGTAGAAAAGAAGCTG GTCCCAGGAAGGTATACTGTAGTTGCGGACTGCGAGAAGGCGGGCCCTCAGGAGCTGTCTGTCAAGAGTGGAGACGTGGTTCAACTAatcagagaaggagaagagggacAATG GTTTGTGAAGAACCTTCGCAACAGTAAAGAGGGCTGGGTGGCAGCAGCAAACCTCCTCAGCCTCATCTCAGAGTCCAAGTCATCACAGTCGCTCAGCAGCTCAG ATGGCAGTGTCTCTGGAAACCTCAGCACTTCTTCCAGCTGCAGTGAGACCTACACCAGCTTCTCTGACATCAAACCCTGA